CCATGAAAGTGGTGATATGCAGTTCCATCTGGCGATTGCGGAAGCGACCCATAACAGCATGCTGGTGGAGCTGTTTAAACAGTCCTGGCAGTGGCGTGAGAATAACCCGATGTGGATCCAGCTGCATCGCCATTTGCAGGATACTCACTACCGCCAGGCCTGGCTGACCGACCATAAGCAGATCCTTGCCGCACTGATCAAGAAAGATGCGCGGGCGGCGAAGCTCGCCATGTGGCAACATCTTGAAAACGTGAAAGTACGTCTGCTTGAGTTCTCCGACGTTGATGATATTAACTTTGACGGCTATCTGTTTACCTCCTGGCCATTAAGCGAAGCGAATTCCTGACACAGTTGCCGGTTAATCAAGGGAAGCTCAAACGTGACGACTTCTGATTGCAAAATTTCTTCTCCGTCGCGACAGCGCGTGCTGACCGCCGCGCGCCACTGTTTTGCGCGCGATGGTTTTCATGGCGCCTCGATGAAAAGCATCTGCAAGGCCTGTGATATGAGTCCGGGCACGCTGTATCACCACTTTGCCAGCAAAGAAGCGCTGATCGAGGAAATTATTCAGCAGGATCAACAACGTGCCTTTGCACGCTTTGATGACAGCGCCGAACAGCGCGATGTGGTTGAGGAGATGATTGCTAACCTGCTGGCGGTACGTGAAGAAGATCAGGCGCAGCGTTCGCTGGTCATCGAAATCATGGCCGAAGGTATGCGCAATCCGCTGGTGGCAGAGATGCTGGAGCGCAAGCACCAGGCGATTATGCAGCGGGTGATTGAGCGTCTGGAGAAGGGCAAAGCGCAAGGCGCGATTGCGGCGAATATCGATTTAAACGCGGTAGCCAGTTTGTTACTGTCGCTAACCTATGGCGTGCTGGCGGATACCGGCAGCGCGATGCAGCTTAGTGACCAGCAGCGGCGAAACACCCTGACCGCCATGATTAATGGTCTGCTGGGTATCCGGCAGTAATCACCGCTTTACCAGTTAAACTCCTTTAAAACCATTTAATTAGATAATGTTATCTGGCGATGCCTGCTGGATTAAAAACTAGAACGAACGTTCGGTTGATCATCTTGCCACTAAAGTCAATCGCCCGCGCGCGTCGTTCGTGAGCCCTGTCGTCTTTCTGTCAGTTGCGCCTGCGTTTTTGCGAGCGAGACGGCAGTTCATCTTTATCGCGGTAACGCTCCCTTCTGGCACATGCTATCTCTTTTACACGGTTAAAATTTGGTTGACCAATAAAATAGCCGGTCAACCTGAAGCGACATTTACTCACAAGATGGAGAAGCGAACCGATGTTAAAACCAGTAGAAACCCGATCCCGTGAAATTAAGAATCTGGATGGCTTATGGGCGTTTGTGGTCGACAGCGACAATCAGGGAATGAACCAGCAGTGGTGGCGTCAGCCGTTGCAAAACAGCCGTGAGATTGCGGTGCCGGGCAGCTTTAATGAGCAGTTCGCCGATGCTGATATTCGCAACCATGTCGGCAATGTCTGGTATCAGCGGAACGTTATCGTACCGGCTGGCTGGGAGGGCCGCCGGGTGGTGCTGCGTTTTGATGCGGTCACCCACTATGGCAAAGTGTGGGTCAACGAGCAGCAGGTGATGGAACATCAGGGCGGTTATACACCGTTTGAGCATGATATCAGCCATCTGCTGCAAGCGGGTGAACCGCTGCGGATCACCGTCTGCGTCAATAACCAGTTAAGCTGGCAGACTATCCCGCCAGGCATGGTGGTGGAAGATGAAGAAGGGAAACGCGAACAGCTCTATTTCCATGACTTCTTTAACTACGCCGGTATTCACCGCAGCGTGATGTTGTATACCACGCCGAAAAATCCTATCAGCGATGTGCATGTGGTGACCTCGCTGACCGAAAACCATCAGCAGGCTACCGTCAGCTATCAGGTCAAAGCGTCGGGTAAGGTCAGCGTACTGCTGAAAGATCATCAGCAAAATGTGGTGGCGCAGGGCAGCGGGCCACAGGGCGATCTGCTGGTCAAGTCACCGACATTATGGCAACCGGGTGAAGGCTATCTCTATACCTTGTGGGTGGAGAACGAGGCGGACGGCCAGCAGGATCACTATTTTGTCCGCGTCGGTATTCGTACGGTTAAAGTCGTCGGCGAACAGTTCCTGATTAACGATAAACCGTTCTATTTCACCGGTTTTGGCCGCCATGAAGATGCTGATATTCGCGGTAAAGGATTTGATAATGTACTGATGGTGCACGACCACGCGCTGATGAGCTGGATCGGCGCTAACTCTTACCGCACCTCGCACTATCCCTACGCGGAAGAGATGCTCGACTGGGCCGACGAACACGGCATTGTGGTGATCAATGAAACCCCGGCGGTGGGCCTTAACCTCGCGCTGGGTATTACGTTTAGTCAGAATACGATGCCGGAAGCGCTGTTCTCTGAGGAAGCCGTTAATCAGCAAACACAGCAGGCGCATCTGCGGGCAATTGAAGAGCTGATTGCCCGCGACAAAAATCACCCGTCGGTAGTGATGTGGAGCATCGCCAATGAGCCGGATGCTAACCAGACCGGCGCGCGTGACTACTTCGCGCCGCTGGCGGCAGCGACACGCAAACTGGATCCCAGCCGTCCGATCACCTGCGTCAATGTTATGTTCTGTACGGCAGAAAGCGACACCATCACCGATCTGTTTGATGTGGTCTGCCTCAATCGTTACTTCGGCTGGTACACTCAGTCCGGCAACCTCGAGAAAGCGGAACAGCAGCTGGAGAAAGAGTTACGGGCATGGCAGGAGAAGCTGCATCGTCCGATTATTATCACCGAATATGGCGCCGATACGCTGGCCGGTCTGCACTCTACGTATCAGGAGATGTGGAGCGAAGAGTTCCAGAATGCCTTCCTGGCGATGTATCACCGGGTATTCGACCGCGTGGGGGCGGTAGTGGGCGAACATGTGTGGAACTTCGCCGACTTTGCTACCTCACAGAACATTATTCGCGTCGGTGGGAATAAAAAAGGGGTGTTTACCCGCGACAGAAAACCGAAGTCTTCGGCCTTTGTCCTGCGCGAACGCTGGACTTCTCAGCAGCCGTTTATCAAGCCCGGCAGCGCGGAGTAATCACTAATGAAAAATAGCCTCACATGGAAAAATATTGTGGGCTATGGCTTAGGCGATGTTGCTAACAACTTCGCCTTTGCTATGGGCGCGATGTTTTTGCTGAATTACTACACCGATACCGTCGGCATTAATGCCGCGGTAGCCGGGACGATGTTGTTACTGGTGCGGATCTTCGATGCGGTGGCGGATGTGGTGGTGGGCCGGGTGGTCGACAGCACGCAAACGCGCTGGGGAAAATTCCGCCCCTTTATTCTGTTTGGCGCCGTACCGCTGATGGTATTTAGCGTGCTGGTATTCTCAGTTCCCACCGCGCTAAGCGACAGCCATAAAATCTTTTATATGTATCTGACCTATATGGGGCTCGGACTGGCCTATTCGCTGGTCAATATTCCCTACGGTTCACTCTCTACCGCCATGACTCAGCATCCCGAGGAGCGGGCAAAGCTGGGCGCGGCGCGCACCATTATGGCCTCTTTTACCTATACGCTGCTGGCGTTTGTGATTGCTCCGGCGATTAACAGCAGACACGGTGAGTCGCAGTCTGTCTATACCCTCTACACCTGTGTGCTGGCAGTGGTTGGCGTGGCGCTGTACTGGATCTGTTTCCGCACCACTCAGGAGAATATTACCCGGGTGGTTCAGCAACCGACGCTGCGCATCAGCCTGAAAACCATTAAGCGCAACCGGCCACTGATTATTCTCTGTCTGGTGGCGATAGCGACACTGACCGGCACCTTCTCCCTCAGCGCCGCCGGGCTGTATTACGTACGCTATATTCTGCATGATATGAGCTATTTTAGCGTGCTGATCTTTATTCAGACCTTTCTCGGCGCTGTGTTAGCGGCTCCGTTAGTGCCGCGGCTGGTCAAACGTTACGGTAAGAAATCCACTTTTATTCTCGGCTCGGGGATCGCCGCGCTCAGTTATCTGACGCTGTTCTTCTTTCTCTCCTCTTCGATCTATATGGCGTTTTTCCTGTTCGCCTGCGCCTCGTTTGGCGCCAGTCTGTGTATGACCGTGATGTGGGCGCTGGAAGCCGATACGGTTGAATATGGCGAATACCAGACCGGCGTGCGGATTGAAGGACTGACCTATTCGCTGTTCTCCTTTACGCGTAAATGCGGTCAGGCGATTGGCGGCTCGCTACCGGCGTTTATTCTGGTGGGATTTGGTTATGTCTCCAATCAGCCGCAAACCGCCGAGGCCATCACCGGTATTAAACTGGCGGTGGCGATTATTCCGGCCCTTTGCCTGTTCCTCGCCTTTATTGGTATGTGCTGTTATCCACTCACCGAAAAGAAATATCAGGAGATCGTACAGGAGATTGAAAAAAGAAAAACCACCAGTCAGCAATTCCTTGAACAACTCGAAGAGCATAAGGTTTATCGCAGCAAAATCGAATAATAAACACCTCCGGGGATAAGAGTTATATGAAATACATCACCAAAACGCAGTTAATCTGTGGGGTTGTGTTCTGCTTATCTTATCAGGCTGTAGCATCCTCCTTTGAGCAGCAAGAGGATGTTTTAAGATTACGTGTCAGGAATGAACTTCGCAGGGCGGAGAAGCCCAGCGCCGGTAACGGTAAAGATATCTATGCCTGGGTGCAGGGGCTGGCGCTGGAGTATAACAGCGGTTATTACCGCGATATTATCGGTGTCGATATTGGCGACTTTTATGTTTATAAACTCGGCGCGCGTGATAACTGGAGTAGCCGCTGGTATTTAAATGATCATGATAGTTTCAATCGTTATACTGCGGCGTTAAAAATAAACCTTTCACCGCAGTTGCAGTTTAAAGTCGGTCGTATGGTGACGGATACGCAATACAGCGGTGGCGACGATCTGTTAATTATTAATTCATCATCACAACGTACTGTGCCATCACTCTCTGATGCGGCGCTGCTTAAATATCAGCTTAATCCACAGCTGGATATTTATGCCATGTATCGCTTTGGCGTATATAACTATTCTGATGTCGCCGAGGGGGTGCATAAAACCGGGCCGATTAATACCACCACGCTGAAACATGATCTGTTTCGGCCACAATATATCAGCGCGCTTGCCTGGCGACGCCAGTGTGAATCTGCCGGTGCGGCGGTCTCCTGGCAGCAGGATGTGGCGCTTCAGCTAATGACCAAAGCCGCAGGCTGTATTCCGCTGGCGGACGATCAGCGCGAGTATCTGAAGCCGGAGTTTATGGCGTTTTATGCCAGGCTGAATGGACTCAGCGTCCGCGATGATGGTCCGGAGTACGGCTATGTCGTCAGTGGACAGCTAAGCTATGTTGCGCCGCCGGGGTCGCTGTTTATGGCGGCGGCCAGAACCGGCGACAGACCGCACTGGAGCTCTGGCGTTGACACCGATCTGGGCTATCCGTTTGACCTCAGTATTGACCGTAACCATAACGATATGTGGTCGTGGCAGGCGGGCGGCACAGTGAATCTGCCGGGTGATACGTATGTTGGTGTGGCGCAGGTGCTGACTCGCGGTTACGAGGATTATCAGCATCGCGTGCCGATCCATGGCATGGGCACTAACCTGCTATTTGGCTATCGCCCGCAAGATGGCATGCTGAAAGGGCTGAAGGCGTTACTGATCCTTAATAAAGCGCGTGAGCATCGCAACGGCAGTAGCCTTGGCGATCGGCTGGACTACTACGATATCAAAATGAATCTGCAATATGATTTTATGCTGAAGTAGTCCGCCGTCTGCACCGCTGTTAAGGCTGCCGCTGCGCTACTGCCGCGAGTAAGCGGCGGCCTGCTGGAATAATGCGTCATCCGGGCGGATGCCGGTATACAGCACAAACTGCTCGACCGCCTGAATGGCAAACACTTCCGCGCCGGTAATCACCGTTTTATGCTGGCTGCGCGCGCTGGCGACCAGCGGCGTCTGTTCCGGTAGCGCGACCACCTCAAATATCACGCTGGCGGCGGCAATCTCTTCAGCGCTAAACGACAGTTTATCGGCATCGACACCGCCGCTCATGCCGACTGGCGTGGCGTTAATTAATAAGCCGGGCGCTGGCACCCCTTCGAGACTCAGACGCCATTCAAAGCCGCACAGCTCCGCCAGCTGACGACCCGTGGTTTCATTTTTAGCAATAATATAGCCGTGCTTAAAACCGGCATCTTTTAACGCGCAGGCCACTGCTTTGGCCATGCCGCCGCTGCCGCGCAGCGCAAAACTCATCTCTGTCGGCACCTGATACTGCTTCAACAGGGTGGCAATAGCGATATAGTCGGTGTTCCAGGCTTTCAGATAGCCATCGGTATTAACGATGGTATTAACCGAGTTGATCGCTTTCGCTGAGGCGTCCAGCTCGTCAACCATGGGAATACAGGCCTCTTTAAACGGCATTGAGATGGCGCAGCCGCGAATACCCAGCGCGCGTACGCCGCCGATGGCGGCCGCCAGATCGCTGGTGGTAAAGGCTTTATACAGGTAATCGAGATCCAGCGCGTCATACAGATAGTTATGGAAGCGGGTACCGAAGTTGCCGGGGCGCGCGGCCAGGGACATGCAGACTTTGGTGTCTTTGTTCAGATTTTTACTCATTGTTTTTATCCTGATGGCAGAACAGCGTGTCGTTTATCCCATTCTGGGGGTAATTAAATGCGGAAAAAACAGCAGACTTTATGCCTGTGACTTCCCCTTTTAGCTCTGGCGCCGGTGGCTGGAGAGCAGCAGCTTCAGCATCGTTTCAGCGGCGGGAGAGAGCGGACGTGAGCCGTGGGTGACCGCATAATGTTTTACTTCCCAGCGCGGCGTGCCGGGCACTTCCTGCAACGGCAGCACCGGACGTAACAGATCGGCATAGTGGGTCGGCAAAATGCCGACATACTGGCCGGTGGCAATCAGCATTGCTACCGCTTCAATGCCGTTGGCTTCCGGGCCACGACGGTAGCCCATCCGGCTGATACTCTCTTCAACAAACGCCTGCTGATGACGGAATACCACCGGCCGTTTTTCACCGGTGACTTCACTGCCAATAAAATAGAGCTGATGGCTTTCGCTATACAATTCAATATAACGTAAAGATATGACCTTCTGATGTTCCATGATGCCTTTTAGCGCTATATCCAGTTTGCGATCAAGCAGCGCCTGAATAAGCTGTGGCGCGGTAAGTGTATGCAGCGATAAATTTACCAGCGGCGCAGTATGATGTAATTCCTTTAATGCCAGATGTAAAAAACCACCGGGATTGCCAATGATATTATCAGAAAATCCTATGGATAGATCGCCGGAAATAATTTCGCGGCTGGCATCAATCGCCGGAAATATACGGTCAAGGGCATCCAGCGCTTCCTGGGCATAAACCAGTGCGGCTTTACCGGCCTCGGTAAGCTCAAAGCCCTGCGGCCCACGGCTGCAAAGCCTGGCGCCGAGCGTATCTTCTACCGATTTAATCTGCCGGCTAATGGTGGTTTTAGTCATATTCAGTTTATTTTCTGCTGCGGAAAAACCACCCGCCTGCGCCGCCACGCAAAATATACGTAACGCCCTTAAATCACGTTCATTCAGCACTCTATTTTTCATGGTTGTTTTTCCTGCAACGATGATTGCATAAAAAGTCTGTTTTCCGGCTGCGTAACCATTAATACAATCACCAGTAACATCTTTTGCCACATCAGGGAAATAGTCCATGTCAGAACAATTAACCATTGCACCAAAAACTAATCATAAATCACTGTTATTTTCTGAACTTGCTTTAGATCTGGATAACCTGCAGGCGCATTTTGCCGTGTTAGGCATGCCTTATGGCGCGGCTTATACCCCACAGGATTATAACAACGATCAGACTAACGCACCCACCGCCATCCGTCAGGCATCTGACCGCGTGATTCGCAGCCCGGAGCGCTTTGATTTTGATATTGATGGCCCGCTGTTGCAGGGACGCGACGATGTGCGCTTTGTGGACTGCGGCGATGTGCCTGCCGATCTCAGCGATCCACGCGGGCATTTCCGCCGTGCCGAGCTGGCGACGCGCAAGATCCTTGCGGCGGGTGCGATCCCGATAGTGCTGGGCGGCGACCACGGTATCACCAACCCGATCCTGCGCGCTTTTGACGACCAGGGGCCGATCACCATTGTGCATCTCGATGCTCATCTTGACTGGCGCGATGAGGTCAATGGCATCAAAGATGGCCTCTCCAGCCCAATGCGACGCGCCTCTGAACTGCCGTATGTCAAAGAGATTATTCAGATCGGTATGCGCGCTTCGGGCAGTGCGCGCCAGGAGGAGGCAGACTATGCACGAAAATGGGGCGCTGAAATTATCACTGCCTATGAATTGCACGATATTGGTATGGAAGCGGTGCTGGCGCGTATCCCCGATGGCGGCCGCTACTACCTGACTATTGATGCGGATGGCCTTGATCCAACCTGTATGCCAGCGGTTGCCGGACCGGCGCCAGGCGGCGTGACCTTCGTTCAGGCACGAAAATTGATACATGGCCTGGTGAACAAAGGACAAGTGGTGGGGATGGACTTCGTTGAAATCCAGCCAGAAAAAGATATTAACCAGCACTCCTGCATGATTGCAGGCCGTCTGATTCTCAATTTTATCGGGGCCGCGATCCGCGCGGGCTATTGCGATACCACGCGTTAATTAACCTGGAAGATGCTGATGAAACTGAAAACCTTATTGCTGACGCTTTGCCTGCCTGCGCTGTTGCATATCGGCTCCACGCTGGCCGCTGAGCCGGTACGTGTGGCGATTGATCCCACTTTCCCGCCGATGGAGTACATCAAGGACGGTAAGCGCACTGGTTTTGATATCGATATGGCCAGCGCGCTGGCGGAAAAGCTTGGCCGCCCGCTGGAGTACACCGATATGGACTTTAAAGCGATGGTGCCTTCAGTGCTGGCCGGACGTTCCGACATTATTCTGTCGGCGATCTATATCACCGATGAGCGCAAAAAAGTGGTCGATTTTACCGACCCTTACTTCTCTGCCGGTCTGGTGGTAATGGTCAATAAAGATAACACCAGCATCAAAGGCCCGGCCGATCTTGCCGGTAAACGCGTAGCGGTGCAGGTGGGCACGAAGTCAGTCAGCGTGATGAATGCCCAATACCCAACCGCTAAATTGATTGAAGTGGAAAAAAATGAGGAGATGTTTAACTCGTTAACTTCCGGCCGCGCTGATGCGGTGGTCACCGGTAAACCGGCGGCGCTGCTGTACGCCAAAGCGCGTGGTGTCAGCAAAGTGTTAGACGAACCGTTAACCCGTGAGGACTACGGCATTGCCGTCAGTAAACGTGAGCCTGAACTGCGCGCTGAACTGAATAAAGCGTTGCAGGCAATTCGCGCCGACGGCAGCTGGCAGCGTATCCACGAGAAGTGGTTTGGCGTTGCGGGCAACTAAAGGAGCATAAATATGGTCACGTTTGATTTTACACCGGCCCTGGCAGGCTGGCGGGATCTGCTCTCAGGCGCGCTGGTGACCATCGAAATAACCCTGTGTGCCATGGTGTTAAGCTGCATTCTTGGCACGCTGATTGGTCTGGCGCGGGTTAATCCCGCGCGTAAAGCGCTGTGGCTGGCTGGCAACACCTATGTGGTGCTGGTGCGCGGCACGCCGCTGCTGGTACAGCTGTTTATCCTCTATTTTGGTCTGCCCTATTTCGGCATCGTGATCCCGGCGTTTGTCTGCGGGGTGATTGGTATGGGCTGTTACTCCGCCGCCTATGTGTCGGAACTGGTGCGTGGGGCGATTCTGTCGATCGACCGTGGTCAGATGGAGGCGTCGCGTTCGATGGGCATGTCCTCGGGGCAGGCGATGCGCTGGGTGATTATGCCGCAGGCGCTGGTGCGTATGGTGCCGCCAATGGCCAATGAGTTTATTGCGCTGACCAAGAATTCGGCGCTGGTATCGCTGGTAACCATTCATGACGTGATGCATGAAGGGCAGAAAATTATCAGCGTTTCCTACCGCTCGCTGGAGGTCTATATCGTGATTGCCTTTATCTATCTGATACTGACCAGCGCCACCATGCTGGCGTTACGCAAGCTGGAAAACAAGCTGCGCGCCGGAGGGATGGTGCAATGAGTCAGGGCATTATTCAGGTCAGTAAGCTGCAAAAATCATTTGGCGACAACACTATTCTGCATGGCGTTGACCTCGAGGTGCAGCGCGGCGAAGTGGTGGTGATTATCGGGCCAAGCGGCTCTGGCAAAAGCACCTTTTTACGCTGCTGTAACGGTCTTGAGCAGGCGGAAAGCGGCTCAATCCGCATCTGCGGTGAGCGACTGCTGGATAACGGCAAAATGCTCGACGATATCCGCCTCAACGCGTTGCGCACCCATGTCGGTATGGTGTTTCAGTCGTTTAATTTATTTCCGCATCT
This is a stretch of genomic DNA from Winslowiella toletana. It encodes these proteins:
- a CDS encoding transporter substrate-binding domain-containing protein, whose translation is MKLKTLLLTLCLPALLHIGSTLAAEPVRVAIDPTFPPMEYIKDGKRTGFDIDMASALAEKLGRPLEYTDMDFKAMVPSVLAGRSDIILSAIYITDERKKVVDFTDPYFSAGLVVMVNKDNTSIKGPADLAGKRVAVQVGTKSVSVMNAQYPTAKLIEVEKNEEMFNSLTSGRADAVVTGKPAALLYAKARGVSKVLDEPLTREDYGIAVSKREPELRAELNKALQAIRADGSWQRIHEKWFGVAGN
- a CDS encoding amino acid ABC transporter permease encodes the protein MVTFDFTPALAGWRDLLSGALVTIEITLCAMVLSCILGTLIGLARVNPARKALWLAGNTYVVLVRGTPLLVQLFILYFGLPYFGIVIPAFVCGVIGMGCYSAAYVSELVRGAILSIDRGQMEASRSMGMSSGQAMRWVIMPQALVRMVPPMANEFIALTKNSALVSLVTIHDVMHEGQKIISVSYRSLEVYIVIAFIYLILTSATMLALRKLENKLRAGGMVQ
- a CDS encoding TetR/AcrR family transcriptional regulator, with the protein product MTTSDCKISSPSRQRVLTAARHCFARDGFHGASMKSICKACDMSPGTLYHHFASKEALIEEIIQQDQQRAFARFDDSAEQRDVVEEMIANLLAVREEDQAQRSLVIEIMAEGMRNPLVAEMLERKHQAIMQRVIERLEKGKAQGAIAANIDLNAVASLLLSLTYGVLADTGSAMQLSDQQRRNTLTAMINGLLGIRQ
- the uidA gene encoding beta-glucuronidase, encoding MLKPVETRSREIKNLDGLWAFVVDSDNQGMNQQWWRQPLQNSREIAVPGSFNEQFADADIRNHVGNVWYQRNVIVPAGWEGRRVVLRFDAVTHYGKVWVNEQQVMEHQGGYTPFEHDISHLLQAGEPLRITVCVNNQLSWQTIPPGMVVEDEEGKREQLYFHDFFNYAGIHRSVMLYTTPKNPISDVHVVTSLTENHQQATVSYQVKASGKVSVLLKDHQQNVVAQGSGPQGDLLVKSPTLWQPGEGYLYTLWVENEADGQQDHYFVRVGIRTVKVVGEQFLINDKPFYFTGFGRHEDADIRGKGFDNVLMVHDHALMSWIGANSYRTSHYPYAEEMLDWADEHGIVVINETPAVGLNLALGITFSQNTMPEALFSEEAVNQQTQQAHLRAIEELIARDKNHPSVVMWSIANEPDANQTGARDYFAPLAAATRKLDPSRPITCVNVMFCTAESDTITDLFDVVCLNRYFGWYTQSGNLEKAEQQLEKELRAWQEKLHRPIIITEYGADTLAGLHSTYQEMWSEEFQNAFLAMYHRVFDRVGAVVGEHVWNFADFATSQNIIRVGGNKKGVFTRDRKPKSSAFVLRERWTSQQPFIKPGSAE
- a CDS encoding agmatinase translates to MSEQLTIAPKTNHKSLLFSELALDLDNLQAHFAVLGMPYGAAYTPQDYNNDQTNAPTAIRQASDRVIRSPERFDFDIDGPLLQGRDDVRFVDCGDVPADLSDPRGHFRRAELATRKILAAGAIPIVLGGDHGITNPILRAFDDQGPITIVHLDAHLDWRDEVNGIKDGLSSPMRRASELPYVKEIIQIGMRASGSARQEEADYARKWGAEIITAYELHDIGMEAVLARIPDGGRYYLTIDADGLDPTCMPAVAGPAPGGVTFVQARKLIHGLVNKGQVVGMDFVEIQPEKDINQHSCMIAGRLILNFIGAAIRAGYCDTTR
- the uidB gene encoding glucuronide transporter; the encoded protein is MKNSLTWKNIVGYGLGDVANNFAFAMGAMFLLNYYTDTVGINAAVAGTMLLLVRIFDAVADVVVGRVVDSTQTRWGKFRPFILFGAVPLMVFSVLVFSVPTALSDSHKIFYMYLTYMGLGLAYSLVNIPYGSLSTAMTQHPEERAKLGAARTIMASFTYTLLAFVIAPAINSRHGESQSVYTLYTCVLAVVGVALYWICFRTTQENITRVVQQPTLRISLKTIKRNRPLIILCLVAIATLTGTFSLSAAGLYYVRYILHDMSYFSVLIFIQTFLGAVLAAPLVPRLVKRYGKKSTFILGSGIAALSYLTLFFFLSSSIYMAFFLFACASFGASLCMTVMWALEADTVEYGEYQTGVRIEGLTYSLFSFTRKCGQAIGGSLPAFILVGFGYVSNQPQTAEAITGIKLAVAIIPALCLFLAFIGMCCYPLTEKKYQEIVQEIEKRKTTSQQFLEQLEEHKVYRSKIE
- a CDS encoding shikimate 5-dehydrogenase; this translates as MSKNLNKDTKVCMSLAARPGNFGTRFHNYLYDALDLDYLYKAFTTSDLAAAIGGVRALGIRGCAISMPFKEACIPMVDELDASAKAINSVNTIVNTDGYLKAWNTDYIAIATLLKQYQVPTEMSFALRGSGGMAKAVACALKDAGFKHGYIIAKNETTGRQLAELCGFEWRLSLEGVPAPGLLINATPVGMSGGVDADKLSFSAEEIAAASVIFEVVALPEQTPLVASARSQHKTVITGAEVFAIQAVEQFVLYTGIRPDDALFQQAAAYSRQ
- a CDS encoding LysR family transcriptional regulator; this encodes MKNRVLNERDLRALRIFCVAAQAGGFSAAENKLNMTKTTISRQIKSVEDTLGARLCSRGPQGFELTEAGKAALVYAQEALDALDRIFPAIDASREIISGDLSIGFSDNIIGNPGGFLHLALKELHHTAPLVNLSLHTLTAPQLIQALLDRKLDIALKGIMEHQKVISLRYIELYSESHQLYFIGSEVTGEKRPVVFRHQQAFVEESISRMGYRRGPEANGIEAVAMLIATGQYVGILPTHYADLLRPVLPLQEVPGTPRWEVKHYAVTHGSRPLSPAAETMLKLLLSSHRRQS